Proteins encoded by one window of Streptacidiphilus sp. PB12-B1b:
- a CDS encoding MerR family transcriptional regulator: MSPDPGDGSRPPQGALLGIGVFGRRSRLSPKALRLYDGLGLLVPADVDPVSGYRRYREEQLATARLIVQLRRLDMPLAEVAEVLAAPGPQAAQLVEAYWDGVERRVAARRGLAAHLRIRLSGGAGSTEMFDIKEREVPAQRVLTEQRHLSPEELPGFIGGATGRLTRAAEKLGGPSGNVFVVYHGEVDEDGDGPVEVCVPVAPAPGTDLGGVAVREEPGHREAYTRLTKGQVEFPQILSAYEAVSAWVTGRGHRVSGEPREVYFTDWEATAPDQDACDVAFPFA; encoded by the coding sequence ATGAGCCCCGATCCCGGCGACGGCAGCCGTCCACCGCAGGGCGCACTGCTGGGCATCGGCGTCTTCGGCCGCCGGTCCCGGCTCTCGCCCAAGGCCCTGCGCCTGTACGACGGGCTGGGACTGCTGGTCCCGGCGGACGTCGACCCGGTCAGCGGATACCGCCGCTACCGGGAGGAGCAGCTGGCGACCGCCCGGCTGATCGTCCAGCTGCGGCGGCTCGACATGCCGCTGGCCGAGGTCGCCGAGGTGCTGGCGGCGCCCGGCCCGCAGGCGGCGCAGCTGGTCGAGGCGTACTGGGACGGCGTGGAGCGGCGGGTCGCGGCCCGGCGCGGGCTCGCGGCGCACCTCCGGATCCGATTGTCAGGCGGAGCAGGGAGCACGGAGATGTTCGACATCAAGGAGCGGGAGGTGCCCGCGCAGCGGGTACTGACGGAGCAGCGACACCTGTCGCCGGAGGAGCTGCCGGGGTTCATCGGCGGCGCCACCGGCCGGCTGACGCGCGCCGCCGAGAAGCTCGGCGGCCCCAGCGGGAACGTGTTCGTCGTCTACCACGGCGAGGTGGACGAGGACGGCGACGGCCCGGTGGAGGTGTGCGTGCCGGTGGCGCCCGCGCCCGGCACGGACCTGGGCGGCGTGGCGGTCCGGGAGGAGCCCGGGCACCGGGAGGCGTACACCCGGCTGACCAAGGGCCAGGTGGAGTTCCCACAGATCCTGTCGGCGTACGAGGCGGTCTCCGCCTGGGTGACCGGCCGGGGCCACCGGGTCTCCGGCGAGCCCAGGGAGGTGTACTTCACCGACTGGGAGGCCACCGCGCCCGACCAGGACGCCTGCGACGTGGCCTTCCCCTTCGCGTAG